CCAGTCTGACGCATCAGATTATGATGCAGCTCAAAAACTAGTAGAAGATGTAATGGAGGAGTTTGGAAAGATTGATATTTTGGTAAACAATGCAGGAATTACAAAAGATAACCTGTTATTGAGAATGTCCAAGGACGATTGGGATAAAGTAATCAAGGTAAACCTGGATTCAGTTTTTAACCTTACAAAAGCGGTAATTAAGCCGATGATGAAGGCAAAGTCAGGATCTATCATTAATATGACTTCAGTAGTTGGAGTAAAAGGAAATGCAGGACAAGCTAACTATGCTGCTTCTAAGGCTGGAGTAATTGGATTTACGAAGTCTGTGGCATTGGAGCTAGGATCAAGAAACATCAGATGTAATGCAATTGCTCCTGGATTTATTGAAACTGAAATGACAGCTGTTCTGGATGAAAAAACAGTTCAGGGATGGAGAGATGGCGTTCCAATGAAAAGAGGAGGACAGCCGGAAGACATCGCGAATGCTTGTGTATTCTTCGGAAGTGATATGTCAGCCTATATTACCGGACAAACATTAAATGTAGATGGCGGAATGCTAACTTAAAAAATAGAAAGAGGCTATACAATATGTGTAGCCTCTTTTTTTATTTCTATTTTAATTAAAAACCTGATTTTCCTGTTCCTGAACCCTTATAAAAGTAGTTCTTTTGGAAAGTTCTTTAAGTTTGGACGCCCCTACATAGGTACAGGTAGATCGCACTCCTCCTAAAATATCCTTTACTGTTTCTGCAACAGGCCCTTTATAAGCCACCTTAACCGTTTTTCCTTCAGAAGCACGGTATTCGGCTACCCCTCCGGAATGTTTATCCATAGCCGTTTTAGAACTCATCCCGTAGAATGAGCGGTATTTTTTACCATTTTCTTCAATCATTTCGCCACCACTTTCATCATGACCGGCGAACATTCCACCCAGCATAACGAAATCTGCACCACCACCAAAGGCCTTGGCAACATCTCCCGGAACCTTACAGCCTCCATCTGCAATGATATGACCTCCCAATCCGTGGGCTGCATCAGCACACTCAATAATAGCTGAAAGTTGAGGATAGCCTACCCCTGTTTTTACACGGGTTGTACACACTGACCCGGGACCAATCCCAACTTTGATGATATCTGCTCCCACCAAAAGAAGTTCTTCCACCATTTCTCCGGTCACCACATTTCCGGCAATGATAATCTTATCCGGAAAATTAGCCCTTGCGGTCTTCACAAATTGAACAAAATGCTCTGAATATCCATTGGCAACATCTATACAGAGAAACTCTATTTTTGGATGCTTTTCAAGGATTAAGCGAATCTTCTCTTCATCCGCTTTTCCTGTTCCGGTACTTAAAGCAATATATTGATGAATGCTTTCGGGCTGGCTTTGCAGAAACTGGTCCCATTCTTCGGGAGTATAATGTTTGTGTACAGCTGTGATAATTTTATCCTTAGCCAGCTCTACGGCCATTTCAAAGGTTCCTACGGTATCCATATTAGCCGCAATAATAGGGACGCCGCTCCATTTCTTTTTAGTGTGCTTGAAAATAAATTCCCTTTCCAGATTTACTTCTGAACGGGATTTTAATGTGGAACGTTTAGGGCGGAACATTACATCCTTAAACCCTAGTTTTATATCATATTCTATACGCATTTGGTATTTATTTATCAGAATAAAGGTAGTAAATAATCTGAAATAGACTATTTTTGAGGATATGGATTTTCCTGTTACTTTTCACATTTTCGGCAAAGAGGTTTTACTGCATCCGATAACAGAATCTTTAGGGATTTTTGTCGGAATGCGTTATTATACTTTTTTAAAAAGAAAAGATGAAGAAAAATTCAGCAGTGTAAATTCTTTACTGATTCTTATTGCCGCCACTTTTGGTGCATTAATCGGTTCTCATGTAATTGGTTCCTTGGAAAGACCGGACGACCTAATGAAAGCTCCTGATATATGGATGTATATTTGGTTAAACAATACCATTGTCGGCGGATTAGCCGGAGGTCTTATAGGTGTTGAAGTCATGAAAAAGATTATTGGCAAAAAAGAAAGTACAGGCGACAGAATGGTATATCCTTTAATTTTGGCAATGTTTATCGGCAGAATCGGGTGTTTTTTTACAGGAGTATATGAAGAAACTTATGGATTACCTACCAATTCAATTTTCGGGATGGATTTGGGAGATCATATGAAAAGACATCCCGTTGCTTTATATGAAATGATATTTTTAGCAATCTTATTTTTAGCTTTAAAATACTTTCAGAAGAATTATACTTACAAATCCGGGGTGCTTTTCCAGGGTTTTATGCTTTTTTATTTTTCTTTCAGATTCTTTCTGGATTTTATCAAACCAAAATATAATGTCGTATTTAATTTGAGTACCATACAAATCGTGTGCTTTTTAATGATCATTTACTATATTTATCTATTGAAAAAAAACAAACATGAAATTATTAGAAGTAGGTAATTTTGGAGAAGATCTTGCCGGATTGGGATTAATTTTCCTTTTTATAGGTCTCGTTGTATTTGCTATTTCAATATTAGTTGCCTTTATTTTAGGAATTATGACTGCTTCTAATACCGAAAAGAAATACAATTTTAAACCAGCTTTGATAGGAATTCTTGTCGGAGTATTAATTTTTATTGCAGGAGGCTGCATTTGTGGTTTTAACTTATAAAAGAATAGTATGCCCATAAGAAATTATACCTATTACGATTACACGATCAGTCTTTGCCCGGAATGCCTGAAAAGAGTAGGAGCGAAAATCATTATTGAAGATGAAGCAGTTTTTATGACCAAAAGATGCCCTGATCATGGATTCTTTAAAACCAAGATTGCTTCCGATGTTCATTACTATAAAAATATCAGAAACTATAACAAAGCTTCGGAAATGCCTCATCATTTCGGGACTGATGTAGAATACGGATGTCCTTATGACTGTGGACTTTGTGTAGATCACGAACAGCATAGCTGTCTGTCAATTGTTGAGGTTACAGACCGCTGCAATCTCACTTGTCCGACATGTTATGCGATGTCTTCACCTCATTACGGAAGTCATAGAAGCTTGGAGGAAATTGAAGCGATGTTTGATATTATTGTGAAAAATGAAGGTGAGCCGGATGTTGTACAGATCAGTGGCGGAGAACCGACCATTCATCCGGAATTTTTCAAGATTATGGATATTGCAAAGTCAAAACCGATCAAACACCTTATGCTCAATACAAATGGGGTAAGAATTGCCAATGATCCCGGTTTTGCAGAAAAATTGGCAACCTATGCACCGGAATTTGAAATTTATCTTCAGTTTGATTCCTTTAAACCTGAAGTTTTACAGGATTTTAGGGGAAAAGATTTAACAGATGTGCGTATGAAAGCATTGGAGAAATTGAATGCATTAAATCTTTCTACAACATTGGTTATTGTTCTTCAAAAAGATAAAAATATTGACGAGATAGGAAAGATTATTGATTTTGCCTTAAAACAGAAATGTGTTAGAGGAATCACTTTTCAGCCTGTTGAAATTGCAGGACGAAACCGTGAAGATTCTGCTCACGAAAAAATTACATTGACAGAAGTAAGACAGGAAATTTTAAACCAGTTTCCGTTGCTGAATTCTGATGATATTATTCCTGTTCCGTGTAATCCGGATGCTTTGGCAATGGGATATATTCTGAAACTGGAAGGCGAAACAATTCCTTTAACAAGATATATTAATCCTGCTGATTTACTGAACAATGAAACTCGGAATACTATTGTTTACGAACAGGATACAGGATTGCAGATGCAGCTTCTTGATATTTTCAGCACAGGAATTTCCGTAGATAAAGTAAAACCTAAAGTAAACCAGTTACTTTGCTGTCTGCCTGAAATTTCTGCTCCGGATCTTGATTATGATAATCTTTTCAGAATTATTATTATGAATTTTATGGATGCTCATGATTTTGATGTTCGGGCTGTGAAAAAGTCGTGTGTTCACATTGTCAATAAAGACCTGAAACTAATTCCATTTGAAACCATGAACCTTTTCTACCGTGATGATAAGAAAAGCTATTTGGAAGAATTAAGAAAAGAAGATAGAGTATTGTTTTAATGCTGAGGCGTTGTCTATTTCTACAACAGGGTTTCCTTTCAAATAGAGTGGAAGTCTCTCTATTTAATTCAATGATTAACAAATCTGTTGTTTTATAGCATCTTATTTTTAGCTACATTTGATGGGTGAAAATTCTTTTTGTTCAATTCTCAAAATGAACAGATTGCACGCATTTGTATTAAAAAAAATTAAAATAATATATGGAAAGACCACTTATTCTGGTTACTAATGATGATGGGATTACAGCACCAGGTATCAGAAACCTTGTCAATTTTATGAATGAAATCGGAGAAGTAATTGTTGTAGCTCCAAACTCTCCCCAAAGTGGAAAAGGCCACGCTATCACTATTAATTCTACTCTAAGTTACGAAGAAGTAACTCTAGAGGGTCCACAGGTTGATTTTTCCTGTAGTGGAACTCCTGTAGACTGTGTAAAAATGGCTCTTGATAAAATTTTAACAAGAAGACCGGATATCGTAGTTTCCGGAATTAATCACGGAGCAAACTCGTCTATCAATGTAATCTATTCAGGAACAATGTCTGCTGCTGTAGAAGCTGGTGTAGAGGGAATTCCTGCCATTGGATTTTCATTGTTGGATTTCAGCTGGGAAGCAGATTTTACTCAGGCTAAAGAATTTATTCAGAATATAGTAAGAAGAACATTAGAAAACCCAATGCCAAAGGGAATTGTTCTGAATGTAAATATTCCGAAACTTCCTAAAGAGGAAATAAAAGGAGTAAAAGTTTGTAAGCAGGCTAATGCTAAATGGGAAGAAAGCTTTGATGAAAGAGTAAACCCACACGGAAAAAAATATTACTGGTTAACCGGTTATTTCAATAATATGGATGATTCTGAGGATGCTGATGAAACAGCTTTGGCCAACGGATATATCTCGATTGTACCTGTTAAGTTTGACCTTACAGCATATGAATATATGAAGAAGTTGGAGGAAGTGATGGTTTTTGATACCGTAAAGGATGCTAAATAGGCTTTTTAAAAAACATTGATTTCATAAACATACTTAGGGTAGGAAATGGTTTTTTCCTGCCCTTTTCTTTCAATGTCAATAAATTCAATGCTTTCTCAAAGAATGATACCTAGCTGATGAAAGCAGTTTCACTTTTTTACCCTATATTTAAGTTGACGGTTTTTGCAATAAAAAAAGACGCACATCTATTGAATAAAAAATCTTAAATCTATACGATATTTGTAAATAAGGTATTAAATTTGATAGTTTGTAACAGTCTGCTAATTATTGCTACTCATTACAATACTTATATTTTTAAAATTATAAATAAAGACAGTTTATGTGGAAAAATTTCAAACTGAATAAATTTTTACTACTGATTCCATTAACCAGTCTAATGTTTTGCTTCAACTCGCCAAAGAACGATGATGAAAAGATGCAGACAATAATGGTGAGCGTAAAAAATACCCTTTCTTACCTGCACTATAGTCCAAAAACTATTAATGATGCCTATTCAAAGGATGTTTATAAGCACTATTTTGAATTAGTAGATCCTGCAAAAAGATATTTCCTTCAATCTGATATGGATGAATTTGGCAAGCATGAAACCAAGCTTGATGATTATATCAACCAGGGAGATCTTACATTCTATAAGCTTACCATAGATAGACTTTACCAGAGAGTAGACGAAATTGATAAGATTACACAGGATATTTTCAGTAAGCCGCTTAATCTTCAGGAAGACGAAACACTTATTCTAGAGCCAAAACTTAAAAAGGTACCTGCCAACAAGCAGGAACAGTACAATGAGTGGAAAAAGTTCATCAAATACAATATCCTTCAGGAAATTGAATCTATGAACAGTAAGGAAGAAGCTCAAAAAGAAAAGAAAGATTCAGTTCAGAAGTACAAATTACAGGATACGATCAAGTTTAAGCCTCTTACTCAGGATGAAAAGATCAAAAAAGCTACAGATGAAGTAAAAGATCTTGTAAAGGATACGTTTACAAGATTCAAAAAGAGAAAGAAAATGGATTGGTTTACAGTGTATATGAATGCATATACTGAAGTATTTGATCCACACACCAACTATTATTCTCCAAAAGATAAAGAAGATTTTGATACCCAGTTTACCGGAAAAGTAATAGGTATTGGAGCTTTAATCCAGGAGAAAAAAGGAAATCTTTATCTGGGTGCACTTACAATTGGTGCTCCGGCATGGAAATCCAAGCAGCTTTCCGAGGGTGATAAGATTCTAAAAGTAAAATCTAAGCCGAAAGATGATGCTGTAAATGTAGTAGGAATGCTTTCTGATGAAGCAGTAAGATTAATCCGAGGAGAAAAAGGAACACCAGTTACCTTAACGGTTCAGAAAAAAGACGGTACCATAAAAGATGTAACCATGATCCGTGAGGAAGTTGCCATTGAAGATACTTTTGCAAGAAGTATTGTAGTGAATGCTCCTAATGGAAAAAAATATGGGTTTATTAATCTTCCAAGCTTTAATGCAGATTTTGAGAACTCTAAAGGAAGAAATGCTTCGGATGATATTAAAAATGAAATCGTTAAGCTTAAAGCTCAGAATATTGAAGGAATTGTCCTGGACCTTAGAAATAATGGTGGAGGTTCCCTAACAGAAGTAGGAGATATTATGGGACTTTTCATGGATGCCGGACCCTATGTACAGGTAAAGGATGGAAATGGAAAAATACAGACGCTAAAGAATAAAAACGAAACTCCAATCTGGACAGGTCCTTTAGTGATTATGCAAAACGAATTATCTGCTTCAGCTTCTGAGATCTTGGCAGGAGTAATGCAGGATTATGGAAGAGCAATGATCATAGGATCTCCACAATCTTTTGGGAAAGGTACAGTACAGACTTTTGTTGACCTGAACAGATTCCTGAATACTGAGGACGATTTTGGATCTTTAAAACTAACCATTCAGAAATTCTATAGAATTACAGGAGAATCTACGCAGAGAAAAGGAATTGTTTCAGATATCCAGATGAAAGACTTTTTTACCTATGCAGAAGTAGGAGAGAGATATGATGATTATGCCCTGGCTTGGGATAAAATTCCGGCGACCAAATTTGAGAAACTGAACTTCTTTAATATTCAGGCTCTTGAAAAGGCAAGCGCAGGCAGAATGGCTAAAAACAATAATTATCAGTTACTGCTAGAATCAGCTCAATGGAGAGAAAAATTAGATAAAGAAGAAAGCATCACCTTGAATATCAATAAATTCAATGAAGTGATGAAACATAGAAAATCTCAGATTGAAAAATTTAAGGTACTGACTAAGTTTGAAAACGGACTTCAGTTTATCATGTATCCAAGTGAGGTTGAAAGAGAGAAAAAAGATGAAGCGTTCAAGAAAAAATCTGAAATGTGGATCAAGAACCTTAAAAAGGATCTTTACCTGCAGGAAGCAATGAATATTGTTTCAGATATGGGAACAAAATCATAAACATAAAAAAACCGCTAATGAAAATTAGCGGTTTTTTTATTGAATAAAAAGATTACTTAATTTCTACACATCCCACTCTTCCTCCGGCATTTCCCGTAGGCTGAGTATGGAAATCATCGGCAGCCGCATGTACAATTAGCCCTTTTCCAATAATATTCTTAGAGTCATCTGTACAACCAAGACACCATTTATCCGTCTTGAATGTAAGTGTTGCAGTTCCGCTTTGGTCAGCAACCAAATTTCCTATATCTCCCATATGGAAATGTTCAGCGCCCCATTTTCCGTGATCGTTCTTGGATGGGTTCCAGTGTCCGCCTGTAGAGGTTCCGTCTGCAGCAGAACAATCTCCTTTTTCATGAATGTGTACAGCATGTATTCCAGGGGTAAGGTTCGTTATGTCCAGCTTCATGATGACATCATTTCCTTGTTGGGTAAACTTTGCTGTTCCGCCTGTCTGTGTTCCGCTTTTGGCATTTACGCTGTACGTTTTTGTAGTTCCGCAAGAAACGGCAAAAAGTGCACATCCCGCCAATAATGCTAATGTTTGTACTTTCATTTTTAAATGATTTATAATGATTTTATGATAAATTTAAAAAAGATTTTCCAGAACCCTTTATGATTTCAGTCTTTTTTCGGAAAGTCTTATTATTCAAAATTGCAATACACCTTGTTTTATCCTCTAAACCTGTTGGTTGGGCACCAAGATAATTATTTTTAAATGAGGTTAAAAGAAAGCCTGAAAAAGAGCAATAAAAGACAAATGATACCTATTTCAGATCAATAACTTTGTAGATTAATATCCTGAAGTGAAAGAATATAAAAAAAGAATTGTAAAAACAATTCAATACATTGATGAAAATCTTGATGCAGATCTCTCTCTGGAAAAAATTGCAGAGATCAGTGCCTATTCACCATTTCATTTTCACAGAATATTTAAGCTTGTTACAGGAGAAACACTTCAAAGTTATATTACGAGGAAAAAAATAGAAAAGAGTGCCTTTTTTCTTGCCGTAAATAAGAAGGTAGAGATTAAGGAAATCTACCTTGACTTTGGATTCTCAAACCATTCTGTTTTCAGCAAAACATTTAAAAAATATTATGGGCTGCCTCCATCAGAATTTCGTAGAACAGCTCCCGAAGTATTTCACAAGATTTTACAAACACAGAGCAAGAATGGACAAATTGATACCGTTTTCAGCCAATACATTTGCACTATTGAAAACCTATTAAATTGGACAGCAATGAATTTAAAAATCGAAGTAAAAGAAATGCCGAAAATGAATCTGGCAGCCGTAATGAGCCTTGGGATTACCCAGGTGGAATCTTCTTACAATGTATTGATAGATTGGGCGAAAAGTAAGAATCTATTTCCCCGCGAAAATGTTAAAATGATCTCAGTGTATCATGACAGCTTCAAGGTAACCCCTCCGGATAAGGTAAGAATTCATGCCTGTATCCTTTTGGACGAAAAGCCGGAAGAAGAACTAAAGGGTGAAGTTTTTTCAGAAACCATAGAAGCCGGAAGATTTATTGTAGGTACCGGAGAAGTAACCCTCCATGACTTTGAACAGTGCTGGGTATCATTGTTTTTGTGGATGAATGAGCATCATCATTCCATGAGAAGAACATTCCCGTTTGAAATCTATCATTCCAACTTTAAAGAACATCCTGAAGGAAAAATGATCGTAGATTTTTGTATTCCGATTCATTAATTTCCCATTCGGTAACAAAAGAATACCTTTCAGTAATATTTTTTTACAGAAAGGTATTTATCGTATTATTTTTGATCCAGAAAACAATAGCCATGAAAGCACAAGCTCATAAAATATTCTTTCTTATTGCCCTCCTCTCTTTTGCAATAGGATATTCTCAGATAAAGGTGTCGGGGAAAGTGACATTTAAAAATAAAGGAATACATGAGGTAAATGTCACATTAAAAGATACCTATGACGGAGCAACAACGGATGCACAAGGAAATTTTTCCTTTGAAACCTCAGAGAAAGGAAGTCATGTTTTAACTTTTACCCACCCGAAATATGAAGAGATTAACAAAACTATTATTATTGATAATCAGGATATTTCATTAGGGAATATTGAAATTAAAGAACAGGTAAGTGAGATTGATGCTATAGTGGTTTCTGCAGGTTCCATTGAAGCGAGTGATAAGAAAAGAGCAAGCGCTTTACTCACACCCACGGATATTTATACCATCGCAGGAGCCGATGCTCAGGTTTCCTCCGCATTAAACTATCTTCCCGGGGTCCAGAAAGTAGGAGGAACGGAGGGGGTTTTTATCAGAGGAGGTACTGGAACAGAAGCGAAAATATTCATGGATGGAATTTTAATCAACAATTATTTCTCCAATTCAGTAGCAGGAATAGCAGGAAGAGATCAGTTTAATACCTCTATTTTTAAAGGGAATGTATTTTCAAGTGGTGGTTATTCTGCTTTATACGGGCAGGCTCTTTCCGGAGCATTATTGTTGGAAAGTGTTGATTTACCGGACCAGACTTCCTATGATGTTTCAGTTTCACCAATTTTTCTTGGTGGCGGATTTCAAAAATTAACCAATGACAATAGGCATTCTTATGGTGTTTCTTTGAATTATTCAGATTTAAACCTAATGCAGAAAGTATTCAATTATAATACAAACTTCGTAGACTCTCCCAAAGGACTGAATGGCAACTTTAATTTTAGAATTAAAACAAAATCAGGCGGATTCATAAAATACTACGGAATGTATACCGGTAATAATATGGGGGTGAAATCAGAAAGTCTGGAACCCGGAAGTGATTTTTCTCTCGTAAGATTGAAAGGAAAAAGTACCTACCATAATTTGACCTTTAGACAGAAATTCGGAAAATACCTGCTGAATGTGGGAACTTCATATGCATTTAACAGATCAGACCTTAATTTTTCTACAGAAACCAACAATGTAGAATCAGAAAGAACCAGATTGCTTACAGATGGAAACTATATCAACCTTAAGGCTGTTCTTGAAAGAAAAATCAATAGAATCAGCGCTATCAGAGGAGGTTTTGAGTTGAATAATGCCGATGAAAAATTGAACTTTGAAGATGTTCGTAAGCATTATAGAGATCTAATTTCCTCAGCATTTGTAGAAACAGATCTTGGATTCAGCAATGCATTATCAGCAAAAATAGGCGTGAGGGCAGAGAATTCATCTTATTTGGGAAAGAATAATTTTGCACCCCGATTTGCTCTGGCATACCGTTTAGCAAAGAACTGGACATCATCATTAGCTTATGGAATTTTCTACCAAAACCCAGAAAGCAAATACATTAATGGGCCTGCTAATTTAGGATTTCAGAAATCGGAACACTATGTTCTTCAGGTGCAAAGAAGTTCTGAGGGAAGATCACTACGTCTGGAGGCTTTCTACAAAAAATATGATCAGTTGATCAAAACCTATAACATCATTCCGGGGAAAGATCAGCAACAGCAGGTACAAACAGCCTTAAACAATGATGGTTACGGCTACGCAAAAGGAGTAGAAGTATTCTGGAGAGATAACAATAAAACCTTTAAAAATATTGATTATTGGATTACTTACTCTTATCTGGATACCAAAAGGGATTTTCTTAATTATCCGGTAAGTATGAAGCCTAACTTTGCTGCAGAGCATACATTATCGGTAGTGGTTAAAAGATTTATTCCGGAATGGAAAGTGGGAGCCAACCTATCTTATTTGTACACAAAAGGACGACCTTACTACGACATTGCATCAAGATGGGAAGACGGAAAAGCAGTTAATTATACTAGAAATGAGGGGCAATTAAAAGATTATAACAGTCTTAATCTCAGCTTTAATTACCTGCCCAATATCGGAAAGAAAGATGCAAAGGTGTTTCCCATATTTGTTTTGAGTGTTTCCAATATTTTAGGGTCAAAAAATGTGTATGGATATAATTTTTCAACAGATGGGTCCAGAAGTTCAGCTGTTTTACCCCCGGTAAATACCTTTGTATTTGTTGGTGCATTTTTCATCTTTGGAGTAGATAAAACAGAGGATGTAATCAACAGTAATTTATAAAAACATATCTTCGAAAAAACAATACAACTAACTTTTTAAAATTAATATAATGAAAAAATAC
This genomic interval from Chryseobacterium joostei contains the following:
- the fabG gene encoding 3-oxoacyl-[acyl-carrier-protein] reductase produces the protein MKILEGKVALITGATRGIGKGIAEMFAQQGAKVAFTYAGSVDKAKELEAALSSVTQIKGYQSDASDYDAAQKLVEDVMEEFGKIDILVNNAGITKDNLLLRMSKDDWDKVIKVNLDSVFNLTKAVIKPMMKAKSGSIINMTSVVGVKGNAGQANYAASKAGVIGFTKSVALELGSRNIRCNAIAPGFIETEMTAVLDEKTVQGWRDGVPMKRGGQPEDIANACVFFGSDMSAYITGQTLNVDGGMLT
- a CDS encoding GMP reductase, with product MRIEYDIKLGFKDVMFRPKRSTLKSRSEVNLEREFIFKHTKKKWSGVPIIAANMDTVGTFEMAVELAKDKIITAVHKHYTPEEWDQFLQSQPESIHQYIALSTGTGKADEEKIRLILEKHPKIEFLCIDVANGYSEHFVQFVKTARANFPDKIIIAGNVVTGEMVEELLLVGADIIKVGIGPGSVCTTRVKTGVGYPQLSAIIECADAAHGLGGHIIADGGCKVPGDVAKAFGGGADFVMLGGMFAGHDESGGEMIEENGKKYRSFYGMSSKTAMDKHSGGVAEYRASEGKTVKVAYKGPVAETVKDILGGVRSTCTYVGASKLKELSKRTTFIRVQEQENQVFN
- a CDS encoding prolipoprotein diacylglyceryl transferase; amino-acid sequence: MDFPVTFHIFGKEVLLHPITESLGIFVGMRYYTFLKRKDEEKFSSVNSLLILIAATFGALIGSHVIGSLERPDDLMKAPDIWMYIWLNNTIVGGLAGGLIGVEVMKKIIGKKESTGDRMVYPLILAMFIGRIGCFFTGVYEETYGLPTNSIFGMDLGDHMKRHPVALYEMIFLAILFLALKYFQKNYTYKSGVLFQGFMLFYFSFRFFLDFIKPKYNVVFNLSTIQIVCFLMIIYYIYLLKKNKHEIIRSR
- a CDS encoding radical SAM protein, producing the protein MPIRNYTYYDYTISLCPECLKRVGAKIIIEDEAVFMTKRCPDHGFFKTKIASDVHYYKNIRNYNKASEMPHHFGTDVEYGCPYDCGLCVDHEQHSCLSIVEVTDRCNLTCPTCYAMSSPHYGSHRSLEEIEAMFDIIVKNEGEPDVVQISGGEPTIHPEFFKIMDIAKSKPIKHLMLNTNGVRIANDPGFAEKLATYAPEFEIYLQFDSFKPEVLQDFRGKDLTDVRMKALEKLNALNLSTTLVIVLQKDKNIDEIGKIIDFALKQKCVRGITFQPVEIAGRNREDSAHEKITLTEVRQEILNQFPLLNSDDIIPVPCNPDALAMGYILKLEGETIPLTRYINPADLLNNETRNTIVYEQDTGLQMQLLDIFSTGISVDKVKPKVNQLLCCLPEISAPDLDYDNLFRIIIMNFMDAHDFDVRAVKKSCVHIVNKDLKLIPFETMNLFYRDDKKSYLEELRKEDRVLF
- the surE gene encoding 5'/3'-nucleotidase SurE, coding for MERPLILVTNDDGITAPGIRNLVNFMNEIGEVIVVAPNSPQSGKGHAITINSTLSYEEVTLEGPQVDFSCSGTPVDCVKMALDKILTRRPDIVVSGINHGANSSINVIYSGTMSAAVEAGVEGIPAIGFSLLDFSWEADFTQAKEFIQNIVRRTLENPMPKGIVLNVNIPKLPKEEIKGVKVCKQANAKWEESFDERVNPHGKKYYWLTGYFNNMDDSEDADETALANGYISIVPVKFDLTAYEYMKKLEEVMVFDTVKDAK
- a CDS encoding carboxy terminal-processing peptidase encodes the protein MWKNFKLNKFLLLIPLTSLMFCFNSPKNDDEKMQTIMVSVKNTLSYLHYSPKTINDAYSKDVYKHYFELVDPAKRYFLQSDMDEFGKHETKLDDYINQGDLTFYKLTIDRLYQRVDEIDKITQDIFSKPLNLQEDETLILEPKLKKVPANKQEQYNEWKKFIKYNILQEIESMNSKEEAQKEKKDSVQKYKLQDTIKFKPLTQDEKIKKATDEVKDLVKDTFTRFKKRKKMDWFTVYMNAYTEVFDPHTNYYSPKDKEDFDTQFTGKVIGIGALIQEKKGNLYLGALTIGAPAWKSKQLSEGDKILKVKSKPKDDAVNVVGMLSDEAVRLIRGEKGTPVTLTVQKKDGTIKDVTMIREEVAIEDTFARSIVVNAPNGKKYGFINLPSFNADFENSKGRNASDDIKNEIVKLKAQNIEGIVLDLRNNGGGSLTEVGDIMGLFMDAGPYVQVKDGNGKIQTLKNKNETPIWTGPLVIMQNELSASASEILAGVMQDYGRAMIIGSPQSFGKGTVQTFVDLNRFLNTEDDFGSLKLTIQKFYRITGESTQRKGIVSDIQMKDFFTYAEVGERYDDYALAWDKIPATKFEKLNFFNIQALEKASAGRMAKNNNYQLLLESAQWREKLDKEESITLNINKFNEVMKHRKSQIEKFKVLTKFENGLQFIMYPSEVEREKKDEAFKKKSEMWIKNLKKDLYLQEAMNIVSDMGTKS
- a CDS encoding superoxide dismutase family protein, producing MKVQTLALLAGCALFAVSCGTTKTYSVNAKSGTQTGGTAKFTQQGNDVIMKLDITNLTPGIHAVHIHEKGDCSAADGTSTGGHWNPSKNDHGKWGAEHFHMGDIGNLVADQSGTATLTFKTDKWCLGCTDDSKNIIGKGLIVHAAADDFHTQPTGNAGGRVGCVEIK
- a CDS encoding AraC family transcriptional regulator; this encodes MKEYKKRIVKTIQYIDENLDADLSLEKIAEISAYSPFHFHRIFKLVTGETLQSYITRKKIEKSAFFLAVNKKVEIKEIYLDFGFSNHSVFSKTFKKYYGLPPSEFRRTAPEVFHKILQTQSKNGQIDTVFSQYICTIENLLNWTAMNLKIEVKEMPKMNLAAVMSLGITQVESSYNVLIDWAKSKNLFPRENVKMISVYHDSFKVTPPDKVRIHACILLDEKPEEELKGEVFSETIEAGRFIVGTGEVTLHDFEQCWVSLFLWMNEHHHSMRRTFPFEIYHSNFKEHPEGKMIVDFCIPIH
- a CDS encoding TonB-dependent receptor, with protein sequence MKAQAHKIFFLIALLSFAIGYSQIKVSGKVTFKNKGIHEVNVTLKDTYDGATTDAQGNFSFETSEKGSHVLTFTHPKYEEINKTIIIDNQDISLGNIEIKEQVSEIDAIVVSAGSIEASDKKRASALLTPTDIYTIAGADAQVSSALNYLPGVQKVGGTEGVFIRGGTGTEAKIFMDGILINNYFSNSVAGIAGRDQFNTSIFKGNVFSSGGYSALYGQALSGALLLESVDLPDQTSYDVSVSPIFLGGGFQKLTNDNRHSYGVSLNYSDLNLMQKVFNYNTNFVDSPKGLNGNFNFRIKTKSGGFIKYYGMYTGNNMGVKSESLEPGSDFSLVRLKGKSTYHNLTFRQKFGKYLLNVGTSYAFNRSDLNFSTETNNVESERTRLLTDGNYINLKAVLERKINRISAIRGGFELNNADEKLNFEDVRKHYRDLISSAFVETDLGFSNALSAKIGVRAENSSYLGKNNFAPRFALAYRLAKNWTSSLAYGIFYQNPESKYINGPANLGFQKSEHYVLQVQRSSEGRSLRLEAFYKKYDQLIKTYNIIPGKDQQQQVQTALNNDGYGYAKGVEVFWRDNNKTFKNIDYWITYSYLDTKRDFLNYPVSMKPNFAAEHTLSVVVKRFIPEWKVGANLSYLYTKGRPYYDIASRWEDGKAVNYTRNEGQLKDYNSLNLSFNYLPNIGKKDAKVFPIFVLSVSNILGSKNVYGYNFSTDGSRSSAVLPPVNTFVFVGAFFIFGVDKTEDVINSNL